One window of Deltaproteobacteria bacterium genomic DNA carries:
- a CDS encoding response regulator, producing MIRGPQKSLLIAEDDLNLRETLCRELSERGFQVTTIDTLGQLKDLGHVSIDYALIDLRIGSENGLRFVQNLMLANNSCKIVVLTGYGTIATAVMAMKLGAVDYLTKPASIDDILAALAKGVEKHNVRNSSEVECPVPSLARKEREYIESVLIECDGNITLAAKRLGLHRQSLQRKLRKFPPKK from the coding sequence ATGATTAGAGGGCCACAGAAGTCGTTATTGATTGCGGAGGATGACCTCAATTTGCGCGAAACACTTTGCCGCGAGCTAAGTGAACGAGGGTTTCAAGTCACAACGATAGACACACTTGGTCAGCTAAAAGATCTGGGGCATGTCTCAATTGACTACGCATTAATTGACCTCAGAATTGGGAGTGAGAATGGACTTCGCTTCGTACAAAACTTGATGTTAGCAAATAACTCCTGCAAAATCGTGGTTCTCACCGGCTATGGCACCATTGCAACAGCTGTCATGGCGATGAAGCTAGGGGCCGTCGACTATTTAACAAAACCTGCATCAATAGACGATATTTTGGCAGCCCTTGCCAAGGGCGTCGAAAAGCATAATGTGCGGAATTCATCAGAAGTTGAGTGTCCCGTACCGTCGCTGGCTAGGAAAGAGCGGGAATATATTGAATCAGTGCTTATCGAGTGTGATGGTAATATCACCCTGGCGGCTAAGCGTTTAGGGCTGCATCGTCAAAGTCTACAAAGAAAACTTCGGAAGTTTCCCCCTAAGAAATAA
- a CDS encoding HAMP domain-containing histidine kinase, which yields MLSAMSIRNYRNYTSEAKTVVAWLINLRWLAIASQLICLIPGVKLGLVLAEDVTSYLLIVFVLCLFNLLTSVCVRKNILSFVYKNLCQLMVDLLAITLLLSLSVAKDNPMIALFYLHTAIGAMLLRGWQSGVFLICLHVGMTYVLFRGYPFSQAAESRVLSTNVKLIAQLFLVTIIWLLMSSLSQQLSALRERLSKLAKNQSRIENLRVLGASTASFSHLFATPLNTIKLRVNRLIKDGSQFPSSSNGDLESLRHAVDQCEKVLRSFFEVAHSDDRSLLRSVDICEYLQAVCSEWCVGKDNVSLDINIDSKFPEHVRCQIPELAFSRNVIDILDNAIEASQSNQIEIRVRIRLNQHMVEIEISDNGPGIPSSVIRSFGNPFITTKADGSGLGLFTVLSMAQALGGDLRIRDGADRGASILLTIPSCPSSRSSIDD from the coding sequence ATGCTTAGTGCAATGAGTATCAGAAACTATAGGAATTACACAAGTGAAGCAAAGACAGTTGTAGCCTGGCTGATTAATCTCCGTTGGTTAGCAATAGCATCTCAATTGATTTGTTTGATTCCTGGGGTCAAGCTCGGACTAGTTCTGGCTGAAGACGTGACGTCGTATTTATTAATTGTATTTGTACTTTGTTTATTTAACTTATTAACATCAGTCTGCGTACGCAAAAATATCCTTTCATTCGTTTATAAAAATTTGTGTCAGCTAATGGTTGATCTGCTCGCGATCACGCTCTTGCTGTCATTATCTGTAGCCAAAGATAACCCCATGATTGCTCTTTTTTATTTACACACCGCAATTGGTGCGATGCTTTTAAGGGGATGGCAAAGTGGCGTATTCCTTATTTGTCTGCATGTAGGTATGACCTATGTGCTTTTCCGCGGGTATCCGTTTTCTCAAGCCGCTGAATCCCGAGTCCTTTCTACTAACGTTAAATTGATAGCTCAATTATTCCTGGTTACGATCATCTGGTTACTCATGTCATCACTGTCGCAGCAATTGTCTGCCCTTAGAGAGCGGCTGTCTAAGCTAGCAAAAAATCAAAGCCGTATAGAAAATCTGCGCGTTTTAGGGGCATCAACGGCGAGTTTTTCACATTTGTTTGCAACGCCATTGAATACTATAAAGTTAAGAGTAAATAGGTTGATTAAAGATGGCAGCCAATTTCCATCTTCATCAAATGGAGATTTAGAATCTCTTAGACACGCAGTAGACCAGTGTGAAAAGGTGCTAAGATCTTTTTTTGAGGTCGCTCATTCTGATGACCGATCACTTTTGCGTAGTGTTGATATTTGTGAATACCTGCAAGCAGTTTGCTCAGAGTGGTGTGTAGGCAAAGATAATGTTAGTTTAGATATAAACATCGATTCAAAGTTTCCCGAGCATGTACGTTGTCAGATTCCTGAGTTGGCTTTTTCAAGAAATGTCATCGATATTCTTGATAATGCGATAGAAGCGTCGCAATCGAATCAGATTGAAATACGCGTGAGGATACGACTCAATCAGCATATGGTCGAGATAGAAATCAGTGACAATGGTCCGGGTATCCCTTCAAGTGTCATTCGATCTTTTGGTAATCCTTTCATCACGACAAAGGCAGATGGGTCGGGACTGGGCCTCTTTACAGTGTTATCTATGGCACAGGCTTTAGGTGGAGACTTAAGGATCAGAGATGGCGCTGACCGAGGTGCGTCGATTCTGCTGACGATCCCAAGTTGTCCAAGTTCGAGGTCTTCAATTGATGATTAG
- a CDS encoding type B 50S ribosomal protein L31 gives MKDSIHPEYRFVIFRDAASDYLALTKSTKTSNQTLKWHDGIDYPVIDIEISSASHPFFTGKEKLLDTAGRVERFNRKYNLSKHGAKV, from the coding sequence TTGAAGGACAGTATCCACCCAGAATACAGATTTGTTATTTTTCGTGATGCCGCAAGTGATTACCTTGCACTGACCAAGTCGACCAAGACATCAAACCAAACACTCAAATGGCATGACGGCATTGATTACCCAGTCATCGATATTGAAATATCGAGTGCTTCTCATCCATTTTTTACCGGTAAAGAAAAGTTACTTGATACCGCGGGTCGTGTGGAGCGATTTAATCGTAAGTATAATCTGTCTAAACACGGTGCTAAAGTCTAG